In Aequorivita sp. H23M31, a single window of DNA contains:
- a CDS encoding T9SS type A sorting domain-containing protein produces the protein MQNLLFFLSIFFTFSCFSQDYKPLLDNFNEWQFTYCYTGCLTDMYRTDGDTLVDGKAYKILDGYHYISRTFLLREEVESRKVYLNLAAASGNTEYLLYDFSLNVGDSIDIKNPITPFPADGGFYKVDSIVPRPLVDGNEYRHFYLSPTPSNPISSTPAVWIEGVGSLSLINAPGGFPNINGVGILTCFFKNGELFFSKREDCESMILGTPQNALNDVIVTTNFKDGNCRIYNAEKISSLEVFDLNGRKLIALKSANQEEITVDFSKFPTGTYFILAHSTNFEKKVFKVLHK, from the coding sequence ATGCAAAACCTCCTATTTTTTTTAAGTATTTTCTTCACCTTTTCTTGCTTTTCCCAAGATTATAAACCGTTGTTGGACAATTTTAACGAATGGCAATTTACTTATTGCTATACGGGATGCCTAACCGATATGTACCGTACAGATGGAGATACCTTAGTGGATGGAAAAGCATATAAAATTCTGGATGGTTACCATTATATCTCCCGAACATTCCTACTTCGGGAAGAAGTGGAATCACGAAAGGTGTATTTGAACTTGGCGGCTGCAAGCGGAAACACAGAATATCTTTTATATGATTTTTCCTTGAATGTTGGAGATTCTATCGACATTAAAAATCCGATCACTCCTTTTCCTGCTGATGGTGGATTTTATAAAGTTGATTCAATCGTTCCAAGACCTTTGGTAGATGGAAACGAATACCGCCATTTTTATCTTTCCCCAACTCCAAGCAATCCCATAAGTTCAACCCCGGCTGTTTGGATAGAAGGAGTGGGCTCGCTATCCCTCATAAATGCTCCCGGAGGTTTTCCGAATATAAATGGCGTGGGAATCCTTACCTGTTTCTTTAAAAATGGAGAACTTTTCTTTTCAAAAAGAGAAGATTGTGAATCTATGATTTTAGGTACACCGCAAAATGCTCTAAATGATGTAATTGTTACTACCAACTTCAAGGATGGAAATTGTAGAATTTATAATGCCGAAAAAATTAGTTCCCTAGAAGTTTTTGATCTTAACGGAAGGAAATTGATCGCTTTAAAATCCGCGAATCAAGAAGAAATAACGGTAGATTTTTCAAAATTTCCCACAGGAACGTATTTCATCTTGGCACATTCAACCAATTTTGAAAAGAAAGTTTTTAAAGTACTTCATAAATAA
- a CDS encoding cation diffusion facilitator family transporter — protein sequence MNNEQTAIRTVYFSIIANTCLAIIKGLAGFFGNSYALIADAIESTTDIVSSFLVLVGFKYAKRPADDNHPYGHGKIEPLITFGVVAFLVISATLIAYTSIQNIQTQHAAPKAWTLIVLAVIIIWKEVSFQIVIRKSRQTNSTSLRADAWHHRSDAITSIMAFIGISVAVIMGEGYENADDWAALFASAFILYNSYLILRPALGEIMDEQLYDDLIEEIRERSMEVPGVLGTEKCMIRKSGMKFHVDLHAMVDSEVTVRVGHDISHQLKDYLKKKIPNLGQVLIHIEPNDYH from the coding sequence ATGAATAATGAACAAACCGCCATACGGACAGTTTATTTCAGTATTATAGCCAATACCTGCTTGGCTATAATAAAGGGTCTCGCGGGATTCTTTGGGAATTCGTATGCCCTTATTGCAGATGCTATAGAATCTACAACGGATATTGTCTCTTCATTTTTGGTTTTGGTAGGATTTAAATATGCCAAGCGACCTGCAGACGATAACCATCCTTATGGTCACGGAAAAATCGAACCTTTAATAACCTTTGGAGTGGTGGCATTTTTGGTTATTTCGGCTACGTTAATTGCTTACACGAGTATTCAAAACATCCAAACCCAGCATGCGGCTCCTAAAGCATGGACGCTAATAGTTCTGGCGGTTATTATTATTTGGAAGGAAGTTTCTTTTCAAATAGTAATAAGAAAAAGCAGACAGACAAATAGCACCTCGCTTAGAGCAGATGCCTGGCACCACAGAAGTGACGCGATTACCTCTATAATGGCTTTCATCGGAATCTCCGTTGCGGTAATAATGGGAGAGGGTTACGAAAATGCCGATGATTGGGCAGCATTGTTCGCCTCCGCATTTATTCTATATAACAGTTATTTAATCTTAAGGCCAGCGTTGGGCGAGATAATGGACGAGCAACTTTATGATGATTTAATAGAAGAAATCAGAGAAAGATCAATGGAAGTGCCAGGAGTTTTGGGAACGGAAAAATGTATGATTAGAAAGTCTGGAATGAAATTCCACGTAGATCTGCACGCCATGGTCGATAGTGAAGTCACAGTTAGGGTAGGTCATGATATTTCGCATCAGCTAAAGGATTATTTAAAAAAGAAAATCCCCAATTTGGGTCAGGTTTTAATCCATATTGAGCCGAATGATTATCATTAA
- a CDS encoding KTSC domain-containing protein gives MRRINEYKKLFGVEKQIDLKTLKTSYRNLVKEWHPDKFQDGDALQEEAEVNSRKIIDGYHFLVSIAPETKAANLEEYKETINNSGIADFQHKGMVLEINYLDGSTYEYFGVTRLLYIKMVNSDKLNRFAKRNIYPNYIYRKSKRALEEVED, from the coding sequence ATGAGACGTATCAACGAATACAAAAAACTCTTTGGGGTTGAAAAGCAAATAGATTTAAAAACCCTTAAAACCAGCTATCGGAATTTAGTAAAAGAATGGCACCCAGATAAATTTCAAGATGGAGATGCCCTTCAAGAAGAAGCAGAAGTTAACAGCCGTAAAATAATAGATGGATATCATTTTTTGGTAAGTATTGCTCCCGAAACCAAAGCTGCCAATTTGGAGGAATATAAAGAAACCATCAACAATTCAGGTATTGCCGATTTCCAGCACAAGGGTATGGTCTTGGAAATTAATTATTTGGATGGGTCAACCTACGAGTATTTTGGAGTTACCAGATTACTTTATATTAAGATGGTAAACAGCGATAAACTCAATCGTTTCGCAAAACGTAATATTTATCCAAATTATATCTACAGAAAATCAAAACGTGCCTTGGAAGAGGTTGAGGACTAA
- a CDS encoding TonB-dependent receptor translates to MLRNFSALFLLLFVQITLAQNTEIIRGKIINSLDEQLENITIHLVETNTVVQTDSEGKFIFKNLAPGIYNLFAVYDGFNFPVETVVVVSGSVSEVILHLGTMNYSLEEVMLQTLTVSEKLKNSAIKADVIPVEANTRRANSVEDLVNKSPGVKIRNVGGLGSASNIIVGGFSGNAVKFLYDDIPIDYMGSNFGLTKIPTNAISRVEVYKGVLPTKIGVDALGSAINIVPKTSTKTSGTVSYETGSYNTHIATANANIKLNKNLFLGINSFYNYSKNDYKVDNLPYKDPGTGQVTYIRERLFHNGFNQHSLEFSLQARELTWADLIELKVNSYGLEKDIQNDQFSRARPFGEVYRKEHGNFIPSLKYKKHFFENKLSLNQFLVYSNLDFEIFDQAKNVYYDWKGISHKTNSGSEMGNILLKNGYLHNSFEQFTSRTNLNYLINNYFQIESNTVLSLYNRKSNTGDLNPEGTDYDKVITNLALNSQFFDQKLESNTQLKYLSGHFAGQYNASDNPLENDIVDREVTNSGVSFSQALKYNINPNSYIRASYENTFRLPEQQELFGDNNFIIANYELTPEESRNINLGYTYATIKYGFEINTYYRNTQNLIRLKDLNQYQAKYLNLDNVKGLGVELQANYEPVDNLLLSGNLTWNDFRLQSSRDKYLNNQHFKDARVANMPFYYGNLSASYNLKEILKLTSDFSFFWDYSYVHQYYLDYIEKQFEPDGFLGLFGTSKINTSRIIPNQHTHNAGFIYVRDFTKQSVSFSAELKNIFDADIYNEFKMQSPGRHFRVKITFSF, encoded by the coding sequence ATGCTAAGGAATTTTTCGGCACTTTTCTTACTTCTTTTTGTCCAGATTACCTTGGCCCAGAATACCGAGATAATCCGGGGAAAAATAATAAATTCTCTAGATGAACAATTGGAAAACATAACCATTCATCTTGTAGAAACCAATACCGTAGTGCAGACGGATAGTGAAGGAAAATTTATTTTTAAAAACCTCGCACCTGGAATTTACAATTTGTTTGCTGTTTATGATGGATTCAATTTTCCAGTAGAAACAGTGGTAGTTGTTTCCGGTTCTGTTTCGGAGGTAATTCTTCATTTAGGTACGATGAATTATAGCTTAGAAGAAGTGATGTTGCAAACACTCACCGTCAGCGAAAAATTAAAAAACAGCGCCATTAAAGCAGATGTTATTCCGGTGGAAGCAAATACGAGACGAGCCAACTCTGTTGAGGATTTAGTCAACAAAAGTCCGGGGGTGAAAATTAGAAATGTTGGCGGTCTTGGATCTGCGAGCAATATTATCGTGGGAGGATTTTCCGGGAATGCCGTAAAGTTTTTATATGATGATATTCCAATAGACTATATGGGTTCCAACTTTGGATTGACCAAAATTCCCACTAACGCCATCAGCCGAGTAGAAGTTTATAAAGGGGTTCTACCTACAAAAATTGGAGTAGATGCATTGGGAAGTGCAATTAATATTGTTCCAAAAACCAGTACAAAAACATCAGGAACGGTTTCGTATGAAACTGGGTCTTACAACACGCATATCGCCACTGCGAATGCAAATATCAAGTTGAATAAAAACTTATTCCTAGGGATCAACAGCTTCTATAACTATTCAAAAAATGATTATAAGGTTGATAACCTTCCTTATAAAGATCCAGGTACCGGTCAGGTTACTTATATCCGTGAACGGTTGTTTCATAATGGATTTAACCAACACTCACTAGAATTCTCGCTACAAGCACGGGAATTGACCTGGGCGGATTTAATTGAGCTTAAAGTGAATTCTTATGGATTGGAAAAAGATATTCAAAACGATCAATTTTCAAGAGCGCGGCCTTTCGGTGAGGTTTATAGAAAGGAACATGGCAATTTTATTCCGTCGCTTAAATACAAAAAACATTTTTTTGAAAACAAACTGAGTTTAAACCAGTTTTTGGTCTATAGCAATCTTGATTTTGAGATTTTCGATCAGGCAAAGAATGTTTATTACGATTGGAAAGGGATTTCACATAAAACAAATTCAGGGTCTGAAATGGGAAATATTCTCCTTAAAAATGGCTACCTTCATAACAGCTTTGAACAGTTTACTTCCCGGACCAATCTCAATTACTTGATAAACAATTATTTCCAGATAGAATCGAATACCGTTTTAAGTCTCTATAACCGAAAATCTAATACCGGGGATTTAAATCCAGAAGGAACAGATTATGACAAAGTTATAACCAATCTTGCTTTGAATTCACAGTTTTTCGATCAAAAGTTGGAATCGAATACACAGCTAAAATATTTATCCGGTCACTTTGCAGGACAATATAATGCCTCTGATAATCCATTGGAAAACGATATTGTGGACAGAGAAGTGACAAACAGTGGAGTTAGTTTTTCACAAGCATTGAAATACAACATAAATCCCAACAGCTATATTCGGGCTTCGTACGAAAACACTTTCCGCCTGCCAGAACAACAGGAATTGTTTGGCGACAACAATTTTATAATAGCAAATTATGAATTGACTCCAGAGGAAAGCAGGAATATAAACTTGGGATATACGTATGCCACAATAAAATATGGATTTGAAATAAATACCTACTACCGGAATACCCAGAATTTAATCCGTCTAAAAGATCTAAACCAATATCAGGCGAAATATCTTAATCTTGACAACGTTAAGGGGTTAGGCGTCGAGTTACAGGCTAATTATGAACCAGTCGATAATTTATTATTATCTGGAAATTTAACTTGGAATGATTTCCGTCTTCAATCATCAAGAGATAAATATTTAAACAACCAGCATTTTAAAGATGCACGCGTGGCCAATATGCCATTCTATTATGGAAACCTAAGCGCTTCTTATAACCTGAAGGAAATATTAAAGCTTACGAGTGATTTTTCTTTTTTCTGGGATTATTCATACGTACACCAATATTATCTCGATTATATAGAAAAGCAGTTTGAACCGGATGGATTTCTAGGCCTGTTTGGCACGTCAAAAATCAATACCAGTAGGATAATCCCTAATCAACATACCCATAATGCTGGTTTTATCTATGTTCGTGACTTTACCAAACAGAGTGTATCTTTTAGTGCAGAGCTTAAAAATATTTTTGATGCCGACATTTATAACGAATTCAAAATGCAGAGTCCAGGCAGACATTTTAGAGTTAAAATAACTTTTAGTTTCTGA
- a CDS encoding FMN-binding glutamate synthase family protein: MRTQFYIISTISLLISLALGFFLSSNWYVVSAIVLAFTILGYYDISQTHHTVMRNYPVLGRLRYVLEELRPKMYQYFIESDIDGRPFNRVDRSTVYQRAKAVRDTIPFGTQLDVYAEGYEWICHSIAPKAFDTLDHDPRVMIGNKDCKQPYSASILNISAMSFGALSAAAVESLNAGAKIGNFAHNTGEGGLSDYHLKHGGDLIWQIGTAYFGCRDEHGNFNPELFAEKAKLPNVKMIELKISQGAKPGHGGILPAEKNSAEIAKIRHIKPHTRVNSPPFHSAFNNPLEMVKFIKELRDLSGGKPVGFKLCIGYKSEFIGICQAMVELDIYPDFIAVDGGEGGTGAAPPEFSNYVGAPLIDGLDFVHNILRGMGIRQHIKIIASGKITSAFHVARAIALGADSCYQARAMMLALGCIQALLCNTNKCPTGITTQDPKLTKGLVPEDKKVRVANYHEKTIKNFVELLGASGLDETKNLTRSHIYRRISFNDMITYEELFPSIKPGCMLNGEIPEKYKLDFAFSDMTRWGVHPEVVF; encoded by the coding sequence ATGCGCACCCAGTTTTATATTATTTCGACTATTTCCCTATTGATATCCCTTGCCCTTGGATTTTTTCTGAGTTCAAATTGGTATGTAGTTTCTGCAATTGTTTTGGCATTTACTATTCTGGGATATTATGACATTTCCCAGACACATCATACTGTTATGCGTAATTATCCCGTATTGGGAAGATTGCGTTACGTGCTGGAGGAATTACGACCAAAAATGTACCAGTATTTTATCGAATCTGATATCGACGGACGTCCCTTTAACCGAGTGGATCGTTCTACTGTTTATCAAAGAGCAAAGGCGGTTCGTGATACCATCCCTTTCGGTACGCAACTGGACGTTTATGCCGAAGGATACGAATGGATCTGTCACTCCATTGCCCCAAAGGCTTTTGATACTCTAGATCATGACCCGCGGGTGATGATTGGAAATAAGGATTGTAAGCAACCTTATTCTGCAAGTATCCTAAATATTTCTGCAATGAGTTTTGGTGCCCTTAGTGCCGCCGCTGTTGAGTCTTTGAACGCCGGTGCCAAAATTGGAAATTTTGCACATAACACAGGTGAAGGTGGTTTAAGTGATTACCACTTAAAACACGGGGGAGATTTAATCTGGCAAATTGGCACGGCTTATTTTGGTTGCCGAGATGAACACGGAAATTTCAATCCCGAACTTTTTGCCGAGAAAGCAAAGCTGCCAAATGTGAAAATGATCGAGCTTAAGATTTCACAAGGTGCTAAACCTGGACACGGTGGTATCCTGCCGGCTGAGAAAAACTCAGCTGAAATCGCCAAGATCCGACACATCAAACCACATACTAGAGTTAATTCGCCACCATTTCACTCTGCTTTCAACAATCCATTGGAAATGGTCAAATTCATTAAAGAGCTGCGTGACTTATCTGGAGGCAAGCCTGTTGGGTTTAAATTGTGTATTGGTTATAAGAGTGAATTTATTGGCATCTGCCAAGCTATGGTTGAACTGGATATTTATCCAGACTTTATTGCGGTTGACGGTGGTGAAGGTGGAACTGGAGCCGCTCCTCCAGAATTCAGTAATTATGTAGGTGCTCCATTAATAGATGGACTTGATTTTGTCCATAACATCCTAAGAGGGATGGGTATCCGTCAGCATATTAAAATAATTGCTTCGGGTAAAATTACATCTGCCTTTCACGTGGCACGTGCTATTGCTTTAGGTGCAGATTCCTGTTATCAGGCCCGCGCCATGATGTTGGCATTGGGATGCATCCAGGCCTTATTATGTAACACCAACAAGTGCCCTACGGGAATAACCACTCAAGATCCAAAATTGACAAAAGGATTGGTGCCCGAGGATAAAAAAGTACGAGTGGCCAATTATCACGAAAAAACCATTAAGAATTTCGTAGAACTTTTGGGTGCTTCTGGACTGGACGAAACCAAAAATCTGACCCGTTCTCATATTTATCGTCGTATTTCTTTTAATGATATGATAACTTATGAGGAACTGTTTCCTTCCATTAAACCAGGCTGCATGTTAAACGGTGAGATTCCAGAAAAATATAAACTGGATTTTGCCTTTTCAGATATGACCCGATGGGGAGTGCACCCTGAGGTGGTATTTTAA
- a CDS encoding DUF302 domain-containing protein — MSYYINTTLENTTFQKAREKTISALKKEGFGVLTEIDIKATLKKKLDADFYNYTILGACNPGLAYQALQAENKIGTMLPCNVIVQEREQGTIEISAVDPAASMMAVDNESLAGIATDVREKLTKVIKSI, encoded by the coding sequence ATGAGTTACTACATCAATACTACTTTAGAAAACACCACTTTTCAAAAGGCCCGGGAAAAAACAATTTCCGCTCTGAAAAAGGAAGGTTTCGGTGTTTTGACTGAGATAGACATAAAAGCGACTTTAAAAAAGAAATTGGATGCCGATTTCTATAATTATACAATTTTGGGAGCTTGTAATCCTGGATTGGCCTATCAGGCCTTACAAGCAGAAAATAAAATAGGCACTATGCTGCCCTGCAATGTAATTGTACAAGAACGGGAACAAGGTACTATAGAAATATCTGCAGTAGATCCAGCGGCTTCAATGATGGCCGTAGATAATGAATCTTTGGCTGGAATAGCTACAGATGTTCGGGAAAAATTGACGAAAGTTATTAAAAGCATTTAG
- a CDS encoding TolC family protein, with protein sequence MKINNIIGAFCFLPAFAIAQQTVPISKAEVLEKVVQQNRKLKIGEQEVLSAKGDFNQTNAVFLPNISASHSAMATTNPLMAFGFKLNQEIVTQADFDPNKLNNPSQINMYATKFEVQQPIINVDGIFQRKAARAKWEATRMQLARTGDYLFLETEKAYMQLQLAYKNVTVLESALKAGEENLRLANNSFKQGYLQQSDVLSVQVRVTEIENQLQYAKSNIINASEYLAVLMNEDLEGILKPTDSLTVTSELISLENSLDSRSDVKAMEFATEAYKQNHKADKMAFLPRLNAFGSYELYDDEIFQGDANGYLFGAALTWNIFEGSKRFGKSQSSKAEFNKANLELEQYKSESQLEVNKAKRMLEDAKNNLRLTALALQQSEEALRIRTNRFKEGLERTTDLLTAETQFSQKQLEYFNTVFQHNYALAYLKFLTK encoded by the coding sequence ATGAAAATCAACAATATAATAGGTGCTTTTTGCTTCTTACCGGCATTTGCTATTGCCCAGCAGACCGTGCCGATTTCCAAGGCTGAGGTTTTGGAGAAAGTAGTTCAACAAAATAGAAAACTTAAAATAGGGGAGCAGGAAGTACTTTCAGCCAAAGGAGATTTTAATCAGACCAATGCGGTATTTTTACCCAATATCAGCGCTTCCCATTCTGCTATGGCAACCACAAATCCATTAATGGCTTTTGGGTTTAAATTGAATCAGGAAATAGTCACCCAAGCTGATTTCGATCCCAATAAACTGAACAATCCCTCTCAGATAAATATGTATGCTACAAAGTTTGAAGTGCAGCAACCTATCATCAACGTTGACGGAATTTTCCAAAGGAAAGCTGCCCGAGCCAAATGGGAAGCTACCAGAATGCAATTGGCTCGCACCGGAGATTATCTTTTCCTTGAAACTGAAAAAGCCTATATGCAATTACAGCTCGCGTATAAAAATGTTACCGTTTTAGAATCCGCTTTAAAGGCCGGCGAAGAAAACCTTCGTTTGGCGAATAATAGTTTTAAGCAAGGTTACCTACAACAAAGTGATGTTTTGTCCGTGCAAGTTCGGGTGACCGAAATAGAAAATCAACTTCAATACGCGAAGAGCAATATTATAAATGCCTCCGAATATCTTGCAGTTTTAATGAATGAAGATTTAGAAGGGATTTTGAAACCAACAGATTCCTTAACGGTTACTTCGGAATTGATTTCACTTGAAAATTCTTTGGATTCCCGATCCGATGTAAAAGCGATGGAATTTGCAACCGAAGCATACAAGCAAAATCACAAAGCTGATAAAATGGCTTTTCTGCCACGTTTAAATGCCTTTGGAAGCTACGAACTTTATGATGATGAAATTTTTCAAGGAGATGCCAACGGATATTTGTTCGGTGCCGCTTTAACCTGGAACATTTTTGAAGGCTCCAAACGCTTCGGTAAATCTCAGTCCAGCAAAGCTGAATTTAACAAGGCAAATCTGGAACTGGAGCAATACAAATCTGAAAGTCAGTTAGAAGTAAACAAAGCAAAGCGGATGTTAGAGGATGCCAAAAACAATCTAAGATTAACCGCACTGGCACTTCAACAATCTGAAGAAGCTTTAAGAATCCGTACCAACAGATTTAAGGAAGGACTTGAACGAACTACGGATTTATTAACTGCCGAAACGCAATTCTCACAAAAGCAATTAGAATATTTCAACACGGTTTTCCAGCATAATTACGCCTTGGCGTACCTAAAGTTTCTGACGAAATAA
- a CDS encoding efflux RND transporter periplasmic adaptor subunit has product MKPLYTTLLISTFFLLGSCGDSQKETAIDQTPAVPVTVSSVGAENNTPFLTASGKIEAANSSTLSTRMMGFVNKIHVNVGQKVSRGQLLVSINNSDLSAKQAQTNAGITEAQAAFNNAEKDYQRFQNLFAENSASQKELDDQRARYEMAKARLEGAKQMRNEVQSQFAYVDLRAPFDGVITNKYIDEGDMANPGMPLISVEGQGGFEVTASVPESEISKINSGTEVKVLVKSLGTELSGNVTEVSSSARNTGGQYLVKVALDKTDSNILSGMYATVQFPVEKSTDSSMILIPIEALVTRGELTGIYTVSQSNTAILRWLRLGRTYGDKVEVLSGLAPDEQFIVSAEGKLYNGAKLTIKG; this is encoded by the coding sequence ATGAAACCATTATATACAACTCTGCTTATTTCAACCTTCTTCTTACTTGGAAGCTGCGGTGATTCCCAAAAGGAAACTGCCATCGACCAAACTCCTGCAGTGCCAGTCACTGTTAGTTCGGTTGGGGCAGAAAACAATACTCCATTTTTAACTGCAAGTGGAAAAATTGAAGCAGCAAACAGTTCTACTCTCAGTACAAGGATGATGGGTTTTGTGAATAAAATCCACGTAAATGTTGGTCAAAAAGTTAGCAGGGGACAATTGTTGGTAAGCATTAACAATTCCGATTTATCTGCAAAACAGGCGCAAACAAATGCTGGAATCACTGAGGCTCAGGCAGCCTTTAACAATGCCGAAAAGGATTATCAACGCTTTCAAAACCTTTTTGCTGAAAATAGTGCAAGCCAAAAAGAACTTGACGACCAACGCGCTCGTTACGAAATGGCAAAAGCCAGATTGGAAGGAGCCAAACAGATGCGGAACGAAGTGCAGTCGCAGTTTGCCTATGTGGATCTCCGTGCTCCTTTCGACGGTGTAATTACCAATAAATACATTGACGAAGGAGATATGGCAAATCCAGGAATGCCACTTATTTCTGTTGAAGGTCAAGGTGGATTTGAAGTTACCGCTTCGGTACCAGAAAGTGAAATCTCAAAGATCAATTCTGGAACAGAGGTAAAGGTATTGGTAAAATCACTCGGGACCGAACTATCAGGGAATGTTACCGAGGTAAGTTCTTCCGCTAGAAATACGGGAGGTCAATATCTTGTAAAAGTGGCTTTAGATAAAACTGATTCCAACATTCTTTCGGGAATGTATGCTACTGTTCAATTTCCTGTGGAAAAGAGTACTGATAGCTCAATGATTTTGATTCCGATAGAAGCGCTTGTAACCCGCGGAGAATTGACAGGAATTTATACTGTAAGCCAGAGCAACACGGCTATTCTTCGCTGGTTGCGTTTGGGCCGTACTTATGGTGATAAAGTGGAAGTACTTTCTGGACTTGCCCCAGATGAGCAATTTATTGTTTCAGCCGAAGGAAAACTTTACAACGGTGCAAAATTAACCATTAAAGGATAG